The proteins below come from a single Leifsonia sp. 1010 genomic window:
- a CDS encoding site-specific DNA-methyltransferase: MSQPAPAAEPLWHPDAPSTVVQGDNLEVLAALPDASFRLIYLDPPFNTGRPQARQTLTSVRSEGGVGSVIGFKGRSYERIKGDLLSYDDRFEDYWGFLEPRLIEAWRVLADDGTLYLHLDYRESHYAKVLLDALFGRESFLNEIIWAYDYGAKPKNRWPAKHDTILVYVKNPTAYHFDNAAVEREPYMAPGLVTPEKAQLGKLPTDVWWHTIVSPTGREKTGYPTQKPEGVLRRIVQASSREGDWVLDFFAGSGTTGAVASALGRRFVLVDSNPAAVAVMRDRLAACEPGVRFVD; this comes from the coding sequence ATGTCGCAGCCCGCTCCCGCAGCCGAACCGCTGTGGCATCCGGATGCGCCCAGCACGGTCGTGCAGGGCGACAACCTGGAGGTGCTGGCGGCTCTGCCGGACGCGTCCTTCCGCCTGATCTACCTCGACCCTCCTTTCAACACCGGGCGGCCGCAGGCGCGCCAGACCCTCACGTCGGTGCGCTCCGAGGGCGGCGTCGGCAGCGTGATCGGCTTCAAGGGGCGCAGCTACGAGCGCATCAAGGGCGACCTGCTCAGCTACGACGACCGCTTCGAGGACTACTGGGGCTTCCTGGAGCCGCGCCTGATCGAGGCCTGGCGGGTGCTGGCCGACGACGGGACGCTGTACCTCCACCTCGACTACCGCGAGTCGCACTACGCCAAGGTGCTGCTGGATGCGCTGTTCGGCCGGGAGTCGTTCCTCAACGAGATCATCTGGGCCTATGACTACGGTGCGAAGCCGAAGAACCGGTGGCCGGCCAAGCACGACACGATCCTCGTCTACGTGAAGAACCCGACCGCGTACCACTTCGACAATGCCGCGGTCGAGCGGGAGCCGTACATGGCGCCCGGCCTCGTGACCCCCGAGAAGGCGCAGCTCGGAAAGCTGCCCACCGACGTCTGGTGGCACACCATCGTGTCGCCGACGGGTCGCGAGAAGACCGGGTACCCGACGCAGAAGCCGGAGGGCGTGCTGCGCCGCATCGTCCAGGCGTCCAGCCGTGAGGGGGACTGGGTGCTCGACTTCTTCGCGGGGAGCGGCACGACCGGCGCTGTGGCCTCGGCGCTCGGCCGGCGCTTCGTGCTGGTGGACAGCAATCCGGCCGCCGTCGCGGTCATGCGCGACCGGCTGGCGGCCTGCGAACCCGGCGTTCGCTTCGTCGACTGA